The Ziziphus jujuba cultivar Dongzao chromosome 1, ASM3175591v1 genome segment TTGATGAACAAGGAACAAGTGCAGGCTATAATAGGGCCACAAACTTCAACAGAAGCAGATTTTGTGATAGATCTTGGAGACAGAGCTCAAATTCCCATAATTTCATTTTCAGCTACAAGCCCCTCATTGTCCCCAACCCATAACCCATTTTTCATTCGAACAGCCCAAGATGATTCCTCAAAAGTGACAGCTCTGACTTCCATTGTTGAAGCATATGGATGGAAAAAAGTTGTTCTAATCTGCGAAGACAGTGAATACGGAACAGGTTTGATACCATATTTCACCGATGCCTTCCAGGAGATTAACGTCCGGGTGTCTTATAGAAGTATTATCTCTCCAAATTCCAATCAATTTGAAATCTTGAAACAACTTAACATGATAATGGCAAGGCAGACAAGGATACTATTGGTTCATGTGTCGGCTTTGCTTGGTTCAAAACTGTTTAGTCTTGCAAAACAGATAGGCATGATGAGTGAAGGGTATGCATGGATCACCACTAAAGGGCTATCAATATCTTTATTAGATCCTATGGGTGAAAAGGTCATTGATTCCATGCATGGTGTTGTGGATGTGAGGCCCTACTTGCCAAACTCAAAACGTCTTCAAGATTTCAAAACCAGGTGGCATAAAATCAATTCAGGCCGGAATATTGATCTAGACATGTTCGGTTTATGGGCGTATGACAcggtttgggcattggctatGGCTGCTGAATTGGTTGATCAACAGCTGAATCCAAATGCCTTGAGCCACAATATTAGCACAAACATCACTAGTACCAGTACTAGTACTGAACTCTTTGACCTAGAAGTCTCCGAATGGGGTCCGGAGCTTCTCCAAATGTTGCTACGTGCTAACATTGAAGGCCTAAGCGGAGAATTTAGACTGATGGGAGGGCAGTTACAAGCTAGAGACTTTGAAATAATCAATCTAAGAAGGAAATTAGGAGAAAGAGTTATTGGACATTGGACACATCTTAATCAATCTCTGGAGATTGATAGAAAGGCAATTATTTGGCCTGGACACACAAAAGTCCCACCAAAAGGTTGGGTGAACCCGGTGTTCGGTAAAAGGTTGAGGATCGGAGTCCCTGTTGCATCTTCTGGGTTCAAGGAATTCTTGGACATAGAATGGGATCCTCATACGGGCGAGCCTTCCTTCTCAGGGTTCACCTACGACATCTTTGTGGCTGCGTTGGATAAGCTGCCATTCGCACTTCCTCACAAGTTAATTCCATACGTGAATAGATCCAAACAGAGTAATGGGACTTATGATGATCTTCTTTGCCAGATTAAACTTAAGGTATTGAGTACTAATTAATACTgccttattttgttttatttttattttatttttatactttagatatttatgtttaaaaagCAGAAACTGGATGCGGTGATAGGAGGTATAACAATCGTTGCAAATAGGACTAAGTATGTTGATTTTACATTGCCTTACAAGCAATCGGGCGTCTCAATGGTGGTAAAGGTTAAAAAAGACGAAATGGATAATATGTGGGTGATCCTAAAGCCTCTTGGCTGGGATCTTTGGCTAGCTATTGGTGTGGCATTCGTCTTCACAGGAATTGCTGTATGGTTTCTCGAACATCATACAAATGAAAAGGAAGAGTTCAAGAGTCCACCGGGCCAAAAGCTTCCCGGCACCATTTTATGGTTCTCAATATCAATTCTAGTGTTTGCTAATAGTAATTCACTTAATCCTATATACTTATTACttgcatatgcatatatatatatatatatatatatatatctttgggaatatttcaaaaaaattaaaaaaaaaaaaagattgagaaaaaattaaacaaaagtgaaaatctttaaatttgttttgataatcattaattttccaaacattttaattaattaggattttctaTTGTTATTTTATCTTCCTTGCATATATGTACTTATTTGTATTTTGCTCCTATGTCATGTGTATATTAGGCGAGAAATTAGAGAACAAATGGTCAAGATTTGTGTTGGTGATATGGGTTTTTATGGTACTCATCCTCACCCAGAGTTATACCGCTAGCTTAACCTCAATGTTGACAGTACCAAAATACCGACCAGCAGTTGCTGATATTAACGAGCTCAGAAGGAACGATTATTTTGTTGGTTTCCAAAAGAACTCATATGTCAATAACCTTTTAACCGAACAGTTGAAGTATCCAGAGTCTAGGCTAAGATCTTATACATCACTGGAGGAGTACGATGATGCAATGTCCAAAGGAAGCAAAAATGGTGGAATTGATGCTATCTTTGACGAAATCCCCTTTGTCCAGCTCTTTCTTGCCAAGTATGGATCCTCTAAATACAAAGTAGTTGGACCAACCTACAAATCTGCAGGCTTTGGCTATGTAAGTCTAAGCTATCGAGAagtatatttaatatgtatatcaaGCTATGTCAACATTCCTCTTATTTATAGATTCAAATTTGTCTttgtaagttttaattttttttttaataggcaATAGTGTAACTTCAACCTAATGTCTAAGATCCTATGGTCTAATACCATTTTAAATTACTATTGAAcccaaaaacttaaattattaggaagtgtttttaatatatatatatatatatatctccccatatatatgatatatatatatatatcaagttatgttaaaacacaaacaatatttgaactaattttcattgcTTTTATATATGCATGTGATTCAGGCTTTCCCAATAGGTTCCCCTCTTGTATCCTACATTTCTAAAGCAATCCTAAATGTCACCCAAGATCCTAACAAGATGGAAGTATTGGAAATCAAGTATTTTGAACAAGGAACCAAATGCGAAGACTCGTTCTCTGCAGATGATGATCCTAGTCTAAGTGTGTACAATTTCAGTGGCCTCTTCATTATCATCGCAATTGCTTCGATTTTTGCGTATTTGACACATTTGATTAAACCCCACTGTAGCTGGTCTGCTACGAATGCTATCCATCCGGATAGCTCCCTAAGCCTTTGGTCCAGAGTTACTAAAAGGGAGAAGCCTTGCCATATGGATCACAATAATTTGCATGCCAAAGCTGAAGTTTCAGTAAATACTAATGAAGGAGACCACTTACAGAATCCTCCAACAGCTTTCAGCCAAGAAATTGTAGATATCAACCAAgttgatgaagaagatgaaattcATAATATAGATTCTGGGCTGTATATCTATGGATGTGCCTAATACTATCTAGCATAATGATCAATTGGCATACAAGTATTTAGAAAGAATATTAACAATGAACTAATATTATTCCTTTATGTTTCTTAGCTGCCAGGCTAGATAGAGAACTAATtgatacatgcatatatatataagacagcaaaatatttatatacaatacAAGCAATCTAGCTAGCTAGGTAGATTATCGTTGTTTCATTTTCGTTCTTTCCAAAACATGTGGACATTCACAAAATGTTGTTTGCAATCATATTTTATGGGTTAGGCTCGTGAAATGTAAATTCTATCGAAAAAGGAAGCATTCAATCAAAACTCCAAGTGGTAGGGGAGTTGagttattgttattcttaactTGGGGAAGATGGCAAAGAGCTACATATCCATGGTGTTGGGTAAATCCCATGTGGACTTATGAATAAATCTTAATCAAAGCAGATAAACCAAAGCACAAGGAAAGACGCAACAATAAATTGAACCCAAGCACACTACCAACTaaaatctagagagagagacaataaacaaaaatagagagagaaaggaaaaaacacACCAATATACGTGGCTCAATTAACTTGATCTATGTCCATAGGCAAGCAAGAAAGAATCTATTTTCCTTAATCATGAAGAAAACACAAGTTCAAGGCCTCCAACAATGGCTTCTTTAGAGagaactctctttctctctttaagATGGGTTTTCTATAATGGTTTATCCCAAATTCAAGTCCCCAAGAAAGATATAACATTAAAAAGGGCAAAATTGACTTGCACAAATATAAGTGCATAGGCAATCATATTGGCATCTCCATGAATTACACATGCTTTGGTATGCCTACCTTTAACCATGGACAATCCATGTTCAAGCAAATCATCACCAAATATCGGTATATCCAAAGTAACCTCCTGATTCTGGCTTGGACTATAAGGCAACTCAACCTCGAACTCAAGATCTCCACTGCTTCCATCAACTTCCTCAAATGTGAATTGCTCCATCGAAATGCCCAATATCTCATACTCATTGAAAACAACATCACTACAACCAATGCACCTCTTGGTAATAAGATTCCAAAACCCAAAAGTTTCACCTCCATCCAAATATCCTAAGAAAATGCATTCCATTTATCTAGATTATAGTCCTCCCTCCTTAACATGTATAATTGTAGTACAACTAAAGGTCTTGAGATTACCCAAATTTGGAGCCTTTCCTAACCACATTTCCATAGAAGTTTTGGACTCGTTTGCAAAAGAAATACATCTATTGACCTAACATACAATAGTGGTCATTGCTTAGGTAACTTAGAGTGTTTTAACATGCTTCTCGCTCACTCCACAATAGTTTTGTTCATCATATCACCCAAACTATTTCTCCAAGAAGTCACCACCACTATCCTATGCCTAACAATTCCTTGCTCTTTACAATAATCATCAAATAACTCATTGCAATCTTCAAGACCATTCCTGATTATCAACCTCTTAATCTTCCTGTCAACTTGAGTTTCCACCATAATCTTACATTCCTTGAATTCCATAAAGGTCTCATCTTTATTCTTCGCAAAATAGATCCACACTCTCCTACAACTATCATCAACGAGTGCTATAAAATATTTGCAGCCTCCAAAAGATGGTATTTTTGCCCCAAAAGTCAGAATGGATATCTTCCAATGTCTCCTTGCTTCAATGCTTTGCAAGATTAAACTTTACTTATGCTCGCTTGTCAATGGGGCAATATTCACAAAAGTCTAATTCCTCAAGCTTATCTTCACTCAACAGGTCCTGCTTGCTAAGCTCCATTAGTCTTTTCTCACTAATATACCCAAGCCCCTATAGTTATACTTAAATAATCAGAGGACATTATAACTTCACCAGCAATTACATCCCGATCATGCACATACAAGCCATTTAATTTCCTTGCTTTCATTACCATCAAGGATCCTTTTAAGACCTTGAGAATTCCCCTTTCAGCTCTATTTGCATATTCATTGTTTACCAACATTCCCAATGAAACCAAATTCCTTTTTAACTCAAGACTATACCTTGCATTAGTTAGCATCTTAAAGCTACCATCATGCAACTTCAACTTTATGGAGCCAATTCCACCTACTTTACATGCTACATTATTTTCCATTGACTCTATCCTATCTTCAATCCCAGTAAAAGATTCAAATAAACTCTTGTTAGGCACATATGAAAAGAACACTTGGAATCTAAGATCCATTCTTGGCGACTTCATTTGTCTGCTACAAGGAGCACATCCGCATCCTCATAACCCTTATAAACAACACTAGCATCTTCATCTTCCAATTCCTTTCCATTCTCTTTTCCAAGCCTCTCAAGACACTCCCTCCTAATATGGC includes the following:
- the LOC107414442 gene encoding glutamate receptor 2.5-like produces the protein MDIHRTLVIIFFGIVLSVNAVDYGSMESKQVVRVGVILDSASPLGKMANSCISMALSDFYSINANYRTRLALSVKDSVKDVVKAASAALELMNKEQVQAIIGPQTSTEADFVIDLGDRAQIPIISFSATSPSLSPTHNPFFIRTAQDDSSKVTALTSIVEAYGWKKVVLICEDSEYGTGLIPYFTDAFQEINVRVSYRSIISPNSNQFEILKQLNMIMARQTRILLVHVSALLGSKLFSLAKQIGMMSEGYAWITTKGLSISLLDPMGEKVIDSMHGVVDVRPYLPNSKRLQDFKTRWHKINSGRNIDLDMFGLWAYDTVWALAMAAELVDQQLNPNALSHNISTNITSTSTSTELFDLEVSEWGPELLQMLLRANIEGLSGEFRLMGGQLQARDFEIINLRRKLGERVIGHWTHLNQSLEIDRKAIIWPGHTKVPPKGWVNPVFGKRLRIGVPVASSGFKEFLDIEWDPHTGEPSFSGFTYDIFVAALDKLPFALPHKLIPYVNRSKQSNGTYDDLLCQIKLKKLDAVIGGITIVANRTKYVDFTLPYKQSGVSMVVKVKKDEMDNMWVILKPLGWDLWLAIGVAFVFTGIAVWFLEHHTNEKEEFKSPPGQKLPGTILWFSISILVFANSEKLENKWSRFVLVIWVFMVLILTQSYTASLTSMLTVPKYRPAVADINELRRNDYFVGFQKNSYVNNLLTEQLKYPESRLRSYTSLEEYDDAMSKGSKNGGIDAIFDEIPFVQLFLAKYGSSKYKVVGPTYKSAGFGYAFPIGSPLVSYISKAILNVTQDPNKMEVLEIKYFEQGTKCEDSFSADDDPSLSVYNFSGLFIIIAIASIFAYLTHLIKPHCSWSATNAIHPDSSLSLWSRVTKREKPCHMDHNNLHAKAEVSVNTNEGDHLQNPPTAFSQEIVDINQVDEEDEIHNIDSGLYIYGCA